In Gimesia benthica, a single window of DNA contains:
- a CDS encoding tyrosine-type recombinase/integrase, with protein MGNHKSDQKRTSCVSQNEKAKSKLVSQVVRIVRKAGLDYEDWRYVSRRVREQCELKPKKKGRKLPRVLTAEEFRHFYQIVDRAEDIQHALMLRLLFYTGVRVSELCGIKVSDVDLENCKIFVEQGKGSKDRYVLFGKTFATALKTHIANRPTNRWLFQTKRASKFSTRRVQQIVKQYAEEAGVKATPHTFRHQAITWLTKHSGLADAELQLITGHARRETLSIYQHVALDKQLEEKYQQTMRQVDL; from the coding sequence ATGGGCAACCATAAATCCGATCAAAAACGTACGTCTTGCGTATCACAAAACGAAAAAGCGAAATCAAAGCTTGTCTCACAGGTTGTCCGGATCGTTCGAAAAGCTGGTCTGGATTATGAGGACTGGCGATATGTCAGTCGCCGTGTTCGTGAGCAGTGTGAGCTCAAGCCAAAGAAGAAAGGGCGGAAACTTCCCCGCGTACTGACGGCAGAGGAATTCAGACATTTTTACCAGATCGTAGATCGGGCCGAGGATATACAGCACGCCTTGATGTTACGTCTTCTGTTCTACACTGGTGTTCGTGTATCAGAATTGTGTGGCATCAAAGTATCTGATGTCGATCTGGAGAACTGTAAGATCTTCGTCGAACAGGGGAAGGGGAGTAAGGACAGGTATGTTCTGTTCGGGAAGACGTTCGCCACAGCCCTGAAAACTCACATAGCCAACCGCCCTACAAACCGCTGGTTGTTCCAGACGAAACGGGCATCCAAGTTTTCAACCCGTCGTGTTCAACAGATCGTGAAACAATATGCTGAGGAAGCTGGGGTTAAAGCCACACCTCACACGTTCCGACACCAAGCAATCACTTGGCTCACCAAGCACTCAGGATTGGCAGACGCTGAACTACAACTGATTACTGGCCACGCACGCCGGGAAACTCTCAGCATCTACCAGCACGTAGCTCTCGATAAACAACTGGAAGAGAAGTATCAGCAGACGATGCGACAGGTCGACCTCTGA